CGTGTCCTGAGGGTCACGTCCGCCGGATGGCGTCGACGGTCGCCGACACGCGGCGCTGCTGCCTGATCGAGATCACCGAGGCCAGCAGGAAACCCCCGGTGGCGGCGATCGCGCTGGCCGTGCCGGGTGACGACGCCGGGCGCCCGTCGCCCAGCGTCCCCAGCACGACCCACGCGCACAGCGCGAGTCCCAACAACACCGCCAGCACGATCAGCGCCACCGCGGGCCAGCGGCGTTTGCGTGGTCGCGGGCGTTCCAGGCCCGCTCGCGGGATGCGCGCCGTGTCCTCGTCGGCACCTCCGTCGAGCTCGGGTTCGACGTCGGCGGGGAGGTCTTCGACCGGGGTGAGCGGCGCTTTGGCCCCGCTCCTCCGGTCCGCCGCGCGCAGTTCCCGCCACAGCCGCCACACGCGGTCCGCCTGGTGTTCGTTGAGCCCGGCGGCTTCGCACAGCGCACGCACCTGCTCGCCCTTGGTGGGCAGCACGGTGTTCGCCTCGTCGAGCAGGCGGTAGGCGCTGCTGGTCGGGATCCGCGCCCGCACGGCGAGTTGGTTGCGGTTGAGGCCGGAGTTGGCGGCGATCAGCCGCAACAACGCCGTGAACTCGGGCACGGTGCGGGCCTGCAACGCCGAGTCCGGCGTGGCGTCGACCGGCGGCCGGGGGAGGGCCGGATCGGCGGCCGGGCCGCGGGGCTCGTCGGGTGGCACCCGGTCGGCGCTCCGGGCCACCGCGCGGGCCGCCACCTGGTACAGCTCGAACAAGCGTCGGCGGTCGGCCTTGTCCTGGACGCACGACTGGACGCGGTACGCCGACCACGGCAGCAGGCGCGTCTGGCACACGGCGTCGATCACCTCGACGCTGTGGCGCTGCCCGCGGGACGCGGCCATGTAGCGGCTGTGGAACTCGACGACCGGGGTCAGGTGCGCGGCCGCGTGCTCCCCCCGGCTGCCGTTCACGACGCGCTCCCCGGCTGACCCGTGCCGGTGTCGCCGGCGTCGTTGGACAAGGCGTGCACGGTCGCTCGGCGCAGCGCGTTGAGCGCGGGGCCGGCAGAGGTGAGCAGCAGGACCCCCGCCAAGCCGGCGAGGGCGAGGCCCAGGGCCGGTGCCGGCTCCTGCCCCAACACGATCAACAGGGCGGTGAAGCCGAAGACCAGCAACGTCATCCACACGTGCTGGGTGGTCGGGCCGCGCCGCGCGGGCGGGCGGTCGGGACCGACGGTCGCGACACTGGTGAGCCGGGACATCCCGGTCTCCTTCCTGGGGTGGGTCAGCCGGAGGCGGTGGGGTGGTCCATCCGATGCAGCTCGCAGTTGCCCCTGCGTACTAAGTGCTTCATCTTCTGGACTACCGCCATCGTCGCACCCGCATTCGATCGCCGGCAAATCAACCGGCGCGTGTCGCGCACGACCGCAGGGCCCAAGTCGCTTCCCACGGTTTCCCACGACTTCGGGGTCGCCGAACCGGTCTCCGGACGCTTGCGGCGCGACAGCCACGCAAGAAACACAAAAGACGAGGTCATCGACTTTCCCAGACTTCCCGCGACTTCCCGTACGCGCCGATCGCCGGGACGGAACCCAGCGGATTGGGTAATCTGGCCGACGCCGACAAGCGGTACTCGGTGGCGACACCGGTACCGCGCCCTGGGCGTCGCTGATGGGTCAGCCGGAGCACGGGGATGGTGGCTGCTCTTGCCCGAGCGACCACCCGGCCGTCCGGTTCTCGTCGTACGCGCGCGTGCACGACGAGAACCGGACACCTCACACCTGGTCGCCGCTTTCGTCGCCGACCGGACCCGGCTCCTCGTCGCGAAGAGCCAGTGACGACAACCGTTGTTTCACGTACAGAGTCCGGTAACCGGTGGAAACCTTGCCCTCTTTGTGCAGCTTCTTCAGCGCCTTGTGCACCGAGGGCTGCGATGCGCCGATCGCCGCGGCGAGGTCCAGCTGGGTGAGCCCGAGGTCGAACAACACCCAGCCCTCGGAAGTCCGCGCGCAGGACTGCCCCTGCTGGTCGAGGAACGCCACCAGCCGGCTCTCCACGTCGAGCGGCGCGTAGGCCAGCGAGCGGTCGCGCAGCTGCACGTCCTGGGCGAGCCCGGCGGACATGGCGAGGGCGACCGCCGGGTTCGAGCGGACCAGCGTGAGGAACGTCGTGCGCGGCACCACCTTCAGCGTCGCGCCCTTCGCCACCGTGTACGACAGGTGGGCGGGCCGGCCGAGCAGGGCGTCCGCGACTCCGAGCACGTCACCCCTGGTGTGGATGGCCAGCAGCATGGGCGCGCTGTCCGGTTGCGCCGACCGCAGGGCTTTCACCACACCGCCGGTCACCAGGAACACCGGCGCCTGCGCGGCACCCTGTTCCACCAGCGTGGTGCCGCTGTCCGCCGAGACCTCACGGCCCAGCGCCGCCAGTTCGGTGACGAGCGGCGTCGGGTCCGCCACGCTGGTCGCGTCCCGCTGGCGCGGCAGCACGGTTCGCGGAGGGACCGCGGAGGCGTCCCTCATCGCGCCTCCCTGGCGCATCCGGACATTGAATTGTTCCCTTCCGCATATGCCGAGTTCAGGGTCCGCGCTGAGCGGAGTGCGCCCTGGTAGTCGGGCACTGCTCCGCGCGGTGCGAAAGACTCTAAGTGTTCGGAGAGCGGGCAGGAAGACGTCAATGGTCGGTTGCGAAAACGGGGTCGAGTCCAGTCGATCCGCTCTCGGTGATCGTCACCGACCGTCACCCCTACCGGGGTTCGACTTGCGATCATGGCAGTTTCGTGATTAGTGCGCAAACTCTCCGCAAATCGCGGGGAACACGTAATCCTGAGTTATCCCGTACGCGCATATCGTGAAGGCTGCACCCAGGCGCGTTGCCGTTCCTCATGCCGAGTTCGGGGGCCGTCGCAGCAAGAACGGGGAGGGATCCGGGGGTGGTAGCCCGGATCCCTCCCCGCCTGCCGACCGGGCCGGGCGGATCGTTGTTAGCGCTAAATATGTGCGTATCGTGACAAAACCGACCCGAAGTGATGTGGAGCACACATTACAGGGATGACTTGGCTCGGAATTGCGCTGTTATACGCGAGAACGCTCCCACGGTGGTCAGCGGCGCCCGGTGACGAGCCGTTCGACCGTTCGCCACGCCGTCTCCTCCGGCCCGAGGGGCTCCTCGGGCTCCTCCCGCGCGAACAGCGGGTCGGTGCGCAGGTCCCGTGCCAGGGACACGCAGAGCCCGACCATCACCGCCGTGAACGGCACCGCCGCGATGATCGTCAGGTTCTGCAGGCCGGTCAACGCGTTCGAGCCGCCGACCAGGAGCATCACCGCGGCCATCGCGCCGGTCAGCACGCCCCAGAACACGACGACGCCCTTGGTCGGCGCGATGGACCCGCGCTGCGACAGCGTGCCCATGACCACCGACGCCGCGTCCGCGCCGGAGACGAAGAAGATCGCCACCAGCACCACGACCACGACCGCGGCGACCGCCGCCAACGGGTAGTGCTCCAGGAGCGCGAACAGCCGGCCCTCCGGGGTGGCCGCGCCCGCCAGGTCGACGCCCTCGCGCTGCAGGAACACCGCCGTGCCGCCGAACACGCAGAACCACAGCAGGCTGACCAGGCTCGGCACGCCGATCACGCCCGCCACGAACTGCCGGACGGTCCGGCCTCGGCTGATCCGCGCGATGAACATGCCGACGAACGGCGTCCACGAGATCCACCACGCCCAGTAGAAGATCGTCCAGCCGCTCAACCACGTCGCGGTCGCGTCGCCGCCGGACGCGGCGGTGCGGCCCGCCATGTCGGCCAGGTCGCCGAAGTAGCCGCCGATCGCGGCCGGCACCAGGTTGAGCACGAACACCGTCGGCCCGACCACGAACACGAACACCGCCAGCACGACGGCCAGCACCATGTTCGTGTTGGACAGCCACTGGATGCCGCGCGCCACGCCGGACACCGCGGACGCGACGAACGCCACCGTCAGCAGGGCGATCACGCACACCAGCACGGCGTTGCCGACCCCGCCGACGCCCGCCGCCTGGAGGCCGCTGCCGATCTGCAGGGCGCCGAGGCCGAGGGAGGCGGCGGAGCCGAACAGGGTGGCGAAGACGGCGAGCACGTCGATCGCGCGGCCGGCCGGACCGCTCGCGCGGCGGGTGCCCAGCAGCGGTGCGAACGCGGCGCTGACCAGTTGGCTCCGGCCCCGCCGGAAGCTGCTGTACGCGATGGCCAGGCCGACGACCGCGTAGATCGCCCACGGGTGGACGGTCCAGTGGAAGAGCGTGGTGGACATCGCGGTGCGCAACGCCTCGTCGGACCTGGCGGGCACGGTGCCCGGTGGCGGGTTCACGAAGTGGGAGAGCGGTTCGGTGACGCCGTAGAACATCAGGCCGATGCCCATGCCCGCGCTGAACATCATCGCGACCCAGGACACCGTGCGGAACTCGGGTTCCTCGCCGTCGCGGCCCAGCGGCACGCGGCCGTACCGGCTGACCGCGAGCCACAGCGCGAAACCCACGAAACCCGAGGCCACCAGCACGAACGCCCACCCGAGGTGGCCGATGACCCGGTCCAGGACGGTCTTCGACACACCCGCGAGCGAGTCGGTGCCGAACACGCCCCAGGCGACGAACCCGAGCGCGACCGCGGCCGCGACCCCGAACACCGCGGGGTCGGTGCGGCCGGGCAGATCGGCGCGGGGTTCGCCGGGCAGCGGCTGGTCGATGGAGTGTTGTGCGGTTTTCACCGGCCGCCTGTTCCCCCGTGTGGAGCATTCCAAACCTGCGGTTAACGCCGGCGACTCACACGTTGGTGGAGCGGTCTCCTACGCTCTGTGCATGACCCGACGTCCGGCGCCGACCCGCTTCGCGCGGGCCGTGTTGCTCGCCGTGACGTCGGCGGCACTCAGCGTCGCCGCGCACGGTGCTGCGGGCGGCGAGGTCACCGAGTTCGCGCCCGCCCTGCCGCTCACCGTGCTCATCGCGCTGGCGAGCA
This DNA window, taken from Saccharothrix variisporea, encodes the following:
- a CDS encoding Crp/Fnr family transcriptional regulator, which codes for MRDASAVPPRTVLPRQRDATSVADPTPLVTELAALGREVSADSGTTLVEQGAAQAPVFLVTGGVVKALRSAQPDSAPMLLAIHTRGDVLGVADALLGRPAHLSYTVAKGATLKVVPRTTFLTLVRSNPAVALAMSAGLAQDVQLRDRSLAYAPLDVESRLVAFLDQQGQSCARTSEGWVLFDLGLTQLDLAAAIGASQPSVHKALKKLHKEGKVSTGYRTLYVKQRLSSLALRDEEPGPVGDESGDQV
- a CDS encoding BCCT family transporter, whose protein sequence is MKTAQHSIDQPLPGEPRADLPGRTDPAVFGVAAAVALGFVAWGVFGTDSLAGVSKTVLDRVIGHLGWAFVLVASGFVGFALWLAVSRYGRVPLGRDGEEPEFRTVSWVAMMFSAGMGIGLMFYGVTEPLSHFVNPPPGTVPARSDEALRTAMSTTLFHWTVHPWAIYAVVGLAIAYSSFRRGRSQLVSAAFAPLLGTRRASGPAGRAIDVLAVFATLFGSAASLGLGALQIGSGLQAAGVGGVGNAVLVCVIALLTVAFVASAVSGVARGIQWLSNTNMVLAVVLAVFVFVVGPTVFVLNLVPAAIGGYFGDLADMAGRTAASGGDATATWLSGWTIFYWAWWISWTPFVGMFIARISRGRTVRQFVAGVIGVPSLVSLLWFCVFGGTAVFLQREGVDLAGAATPEGRLFALLEHYPLAAVAAVVVVVLVAIFFVSGADAASVVMGTLSQRGSIAPTKGVVVFWGVLTGAMAAVMLLVGGSNALTGLQNLTIIAAVPFTAVMVGLCVSLARDLRTDPLFAREEPEEPLGPEETAWRTVERLVTGRR